One Hordeum vulgare subsp. vulgare chromosome 4H, MorexV3_pseudomolecules_assembly, whole genome shotgun sequence DNA window includes the following coding sequences:
- the LOC123446250 gene encoding cytochrome P450 94C1-like, whose amino-acid sequence MDAATSTGMEELSWCARCAGLAFLVFSVCVVALGAALFLARRWPWCSCHVCRSYLTGSWARDFTNLGDWYAHLLRCSPTGTVAVHVLGCTITANPANVEHMLHTRFDNFPKGKPFSAVLGDLLGGGIFNVDGAAWRHQRKMASLELGSVAVRSYAYGIVAEEVEARLLPLLADAADNGRVIDLQDVFRRFAFDTICKISFGLDPGCLELDMPMSKLAAAFDTASRLSAMRGAAASPLVWRVKRLLNVGSERELRKSIRLVDELAAAMIRQRRKLGVAGSHDLLSRFMASEAHGTAVDDKYLRDIVVSFLLAGRDTVSSALTTIFMLLSKNPAVAAGMRAEAAASEKTRMASKTTYEHLKSLHYTHAVLYENMRLFPPVQFDSKFCAADDVLPDGTYVTAGARVMYHPYAMGRMPRIWGDDCEKFRPERWLTGTGGTFVPESLYRYPVFQAGLRVCLGKELAVMEMKAVSVAVVKQFDVEVVGEQGAAPRFAPGLTASISGGLPVRVRRV is encoded by the coding sequence ATGGACGCCGCCACGAGCACGGGCATGGAGGAGCTGTCATGGTGCGCTCGGTGCGCCGGCCTGGCATTCCTTGTCTTCTCCGTGTGCGTGGTGGCGCTAGGCGCGGCGCTCTTCCTCGCCCGCCGGTGGCCGTGGTGTAGCTGCCACGTCTGCCGCTCGTACCTCACGGGGTCGTGGGCGCGGGACTTCACCAACCTCGGCGACTGGTACGCGCACCTGCTCCGCTGCTCCCCGACCGGCACCGTCGCCGTCCACGTCCTCGGCTGCACCATCACCGCCAACCCGGCCAACGTCGAGCACATGCTGCACACCCGCTTCGACAACTTCCCCAAGGGAAAGCCCTTCTCCGCCGTCCTCGGCGACCTCCTCGGCGGCGGCATCTTCAACGTCGACGGCGCTGCCTGGCGTCACCAGCGCAAGATGGCCAGCCTCGAGCTCGGCAGCGTCGCGGTGCGCTCCTACGCCTACGGGATCGTCGCCGAGGAAGTAGAGGCGCGCCTCCTGCCACTGCTCGCCGACGCCGCCGACAATGGCAGGGTTATCGACCTCCAGGACGTGTTCCGGCGCTTCGCCTTCGACACCATCTGCAAGATCTCCTTCGGGCTAGACCCGGGATGCCTCGAGCTCGACATGCCCATGTCCAAGCTCGCCGCCGCGTTCGACACCGCTTCGCGGCTGTCCGCCATGCGCGGCGCGGCGGCGTCGCCGCTGGTGTGGAGGGTGAAGCGGCTGCTGAACGTCGGCTCCGAGAGGGAGCTCAGGAAGTCCATCCGCCTCGTCGACGAGCTCGCGGCGGCCATGATAAGGCAGCGCCGGAAGCTGGGCGTCGCCGGGAGCCATGACCTCCTGTCTCGGTTCATGGCCTCGGAGGCGCACGGCACTGCCGTCGATGATAAGTACCTCCGCGACATCGTGGTCAGCTTCCTCCTCGCTGGACGCGACACGGTGTCCTCCGCGCTCACCACCATCTTCATGCTGCTGTCCAAGAACCCCGCGGTGGCGGCCGGCATGCGCGCGGAGGCCGCCGCCAGCGAGAAGACAAGGATGGCGTCAAAGACCACGTACGAGCACCTCAAGTCCCTCCACTACACCCACGCGGTGCTGTACGAGAACATGCGGTTGTTCCCGCCGGTGCAGTTCGACTCCAAGTTCTGCGCCGCGGACGACGTGCTCCCGGACGGCACGTACGTGACCGCCGGGGCGCGCGTGATGTACCACCCCTACGCGATGGGGCGCATGCCGCGCATTTGGGGCGACGACTGCGAGAAGTTCCGGCCGGAGCGGTGGCTGACAGGCACCGGCGGGACGTTCGTGCCGGAGAGCCTGTACAGGTACCCGGTGTTCCAGGCTGGGCTCCGCGTGTGCCTCGGCAAGGAGCTCGCCGTGATGGAGAtgaaggcggtgagcgtggcggTGGTGAAGCAGTTCGACGTGGAAGTGGTTGGGGAACAGGGTGCCGCACCCAGGTTCGCGCCGGGGCTGACAGCATCCATCAGCGGCGGGCTCCCGGTGAGGGTCAGGCGCGTCTAG